Proteins encoded within one genomic window of Sphingomonas sp. KRR8:
- a CDS encoding transporter, whose amino-acid sequence MLALTYTIIPALAVVLGAIVSILRKPGPSFTSAMQHLAAGVVFAAAATEILPQVKHEGSPTATLLGGAAGVAVMLTLKSFESRFKGPAALLGAIGIDILIDGLVLGLAFVAGAKAGVLLTVALTLEVLFLGVTLTTELGETIRSRVLVMLIVIGLALLMPVGTLIALPVATLSPVVIAGFLSFGLMALLYLVTEELLVEAHGKPDSPLISAFFFVGFLALLAIEELAG is encoded by the coding sequence ATGCTCGCGCTGACCTACACCATCATTCCAGCATTAGCCGTGGTGCTGGGCGCCATCGTCTCAATCCTGCGCAAGCCGGGCCCAAGCTTTACCAGCGCAATGCAGCATCTTGCCGCTGGCGTCGTGTTCGCTGCGGCGGCAACCGAAATCCTGCCACAAGTAAAGCATGAGGGCAGCCCCACCGCGACGCTCCTAGGAGGAGCTGCCGGCGTGGCCGTCATGCTTACGCTCAAGAGCTTCGAATCGCGGTTTAAGGGACCTGCAGCCCTTCTTGGCGCGATCGGCATCGACATCTTGATCGATGGGCTGGTGCTGGGACTGGCCTTCGTCGCCGGCGCAAAGGCGGGTGTGCTGCTGACGGTCGCGCTTACGCTTGAGGTGCTCTTCCTCGGCGTCACGCTGACGACTGAGCTCGGAGAGACAATTAGGTCTCGCGTGCTTGTGATGCTGATCGTCATTGGTCTGGCCCTGCTCATGCCAGTGGGGACCTTGATCGCATTGCCGGTCGCCACCCTGTCGCCCGTCGTGATCGCGGGCTTCCTAAGCTTCGGCCTGATGGCGCTGCTCTACCTCGTCACTGAGGAGCTGTTGGTGGAGGCGCACGGAAAGCCAGACAGCCCTTTGAT
- a CDS encoding DUF190 domain-containing protein, with the protein MTVHKLLRIYTDESAFSGDRRLFEVIAERARDAGLAGATVLDARLGFGRSAHVRRRHILENERSVVIEIIDEEAKLRSFVASLAGFHGIGLITVEAIELIFLPTEAA; encoded by the coding sequence ATGACCGTCCATAAGCTGCTTCGCATCTACACCGACGAGAGCGCCTTCAGCGGTGACCGAAGGCTCTTCGAGGTCATCGCCGAACGTGCCCGCGACGCCGGGCTTGCCGGTGCAACGGTGCTCGATGCGCGGCTTGGCTTCGGCAGGTCCGCGCATGTTCGACGACGACACATCCTCGAGAACGAGCGATCGGTTGTCATTGAGATCATTGATGAGGAGGCAAAGCTTAGGTCGTTCGTGGCGAGCCTTGCCGGTTTCCACGGCATCGGCCTCATCACAGTCGAGGCAATCGAATTGATCTTTCTGCCGACGGAGGCTGCGTGA